The following DNA comes from Musa acuminata AAA Group cultivar baxijiao chromosome BXJ1-4, Cavendish_Baxijiao_AAA, whole genome shotgun sequence.
tcaaacttcttgtaccactgtctaggtgcctgtttgagtccatataagctttttttaaacttacacaccagattttcttttctcttgactttgaaaccttcttgttgctccatgtaaatttcttcttctaagtcaccatgaagaaacgttgatttcacatcaagttgctcaacttctaaattcaaccagatagctaaaccaagaacaactcggatagagaaaattttcacaattggagaaaatatttcttcaaaatcaatacctttcttttgactgaatcttttcacaactagtcgcgtcttgtatctttgttgtgagctattattttcggtcttcaatttgtaaacatatttattcttgagagatttcttctctttaggcaactttaccaagtcagagCTGTGGTtcacaagcaaggatctcatatcttcttgcatggctttaacccactcattcttatgctcatgtagaatagcttcttggtaagtttctagctcttTCTCGTTAGTAAGTATAACATACTcatatggaggatatctggtagatggttgtcgctctcttgtggatcttctcaatggaatctcaactggtggtggaggtgcttgttcagttggttcaacatcatcaactataggagtatcatcactagcattctcaccacaatcttcttgttcatctccctcatgatcatcatgaactacgagtgaaggaattggacccaaactccaaggaatataaacacaaGTTTTTGGCTTCTTAATATTATCACAATCgtcaaataattggtcttcaagaaatacaacatctctacttctaataatcttcctattcactagatctcataatatgtactcaaactcttcatgatcatatcctaagaagatacatgcttttgccttattattaaGCTTGAACCTCTCATCTCTaggaatataaacaaatactttacacccaaagactctcaaatgattacaagatatatcttttccttttcatacTCTTTCTTTAGCATCACCTTTCAGATAAACTGATGGAGAAAAATTTATAAGGTTAACTATAGTTCTCAcaacctccccccaaaatgacttaggtaacttagCGTAGGAAagaatacacctaatccttttttCAATTGTTTTGTTCATCCATTCTACAACACCGTTCTGCTAAGGAGTTTTagaaactgttttctcaagcctgataccataaaCCCTACAGTAATTCTCAAAATGACCCCTGTACTCGCTACCATTATATGCTCGAGCACACTTTAGCTTtttgctagtttctctttcaacactaatatgaaattctttgaaaacatcgagtacatgatttttagatttcaaagcaaaagcccacacttttctagaatggtcatcaataaaagtaacaaaataaagagcacctccaagagttctagtttacatagtatagatatcattatgaattaaatcaataatatctgatcttcgatatgatggatatgtatgaaagacAACTCTATGTTTTttttcaactaagcaatgatcacaagatttaagagatgtaccttgcaactttggtaagaattactttctagcaagagtttgaagtcccttctcactgATATGACTAAGCCTATTATGCTGAAGATCTATGCTTTCACCcttctgaattgcattaatctctcctttgtgtagcttagcttccatgacataaaaatagttaagcttctttcctctcgccacaattagagaacctttagtgagtttccatttactttcaccaaaatagtgtgtaaatctctcatcatcaagtctacctatagatatcaagttaagatgaatatctggaacatgtctaacatatttgagtatcaatttgttctcaatactagtctccaagcaaatatcttcaatacccacaatcttagatgtaccactatttccTATTCTGACactaccaaaatcaccagtagtgtaagatctgaagtgattaccatgagaagtaacatgaaatgaagcaccagagtcaattacccaattactatcctgagctacaagattgacacaaccgtcatcataaacaataatgatatcaccttcaacAACAAgtatattggtctctttctcatttttcttcattttattctgttctcgcttccaaaacatatactctttcttcttgtgacctagcctgttatagtggaaatatttgatatcccttctagacttggatcttcctctataaccatgtggatttctactatgacttcttccacatttttcttgtttttcagaaacaaatgcaccagaagaagattcaccttgttctttccttctagcatcttcatttagcaaattgtctttaaccatatctatagttagagttccctctggcatggagttataaattatcacaacatacgtttcccaaccttttggtaaagagctgaaaagtaataatccttgtatctcatcatctatatttattttcatagcaaCTAACTTGTTTGTAAGACCCTAAAATAGACTTATATGCTCaataatattaccaccatctttatacttcaaatttacaagtcttctaaGGAGAAATTctgtttcccactgtctttttcgcaaagtgattttctaacttttgccaaacaacatcagctctggtttcatcagaaatatgctcatgcaaatttatatacatccatcttctaatataagcaatagtttttctatgttgaacctctCATTCCTCATCctctatagtagaaggtttatctttaaccttgatgggcttatacaaatctttgcgatagagcaaatcttccatcatacacctctaagtggaataatttgataagttcaatttaatcatactatctgactgttccatttcaatcacacaagaaaaaaaaactagcaccgacctgttaaagcgaaataattattttctctctttgtgtatcaaaataagttcctcatcaaaataccaacttgatatcaaaaacaCATATCCACCAGAGCAGCATAAACAGTAggataataaatcaatcacaaagtgagatcaaattttaacgtgaaaaatccaatgcgggaaaaaccacgagaccgtagttcacttcaaacttccactatcactaataatataacatgtttacaataaatcttctctaaaataacaagaggatcataataacattaagaccatatatcttggctcaataaTAGCATATAATCATCACATGGATGAATTTCATCAAAAAGAGAATTTTAGATCTCACAAAATGGGTATAACAAGAAAATACCTCAGAGAGAATAAATTGTAGattaacaccgttaggattgtaaagcTTACTACAAGAATTCTTCACATATAATTTGAATCAAaacaaaaaaactcaaaatcctaattatctctcttctctttctctctttgttaTTTTCTCTCATTGTGCACCGCAATCGTTCGTTGCACGCCAAATTCGTTCGCTGCCCTCATTTGTGCacgtctctttcttttttttcttttttttttaataattcagaTTTGGGTTGACTACCTAATCATATAGTCGAAGCGGGTTGAACCCAACACTTGTGAAGTTGACACAGAGGACTATTATGGAGAGTTGGTCTAAGGCAAGGGTTTAGAGAGCTTCCTGTCTATGGTGAGAGGTAAGTTGATTTTGGGAAGACGATTTATCTTATTCGTGATAATCGTATCGTAGAGAGCTTCCTGTCTATTTGCTCATATGATTATCTTTTAATTGTCAGATGTATAATAGAAGCGTGACGAATCCATTCTTAatgtaattaatatattaaaCAGATTATGAATATCATAGGAGTGAATTGATTATTGATTGATTTGtatgaaaaatattctatatGATTGTAACATTGTACCATCCTTGATTTTTCAGAAGTTGTTACACTAGTTCTAATATCATTAAAAAGTCTATAATTGATGAGTTTCAGTTAAactaatcaaaattaatatacatCAATTTAACCTAAAAAATTAAACTTTTAAATTATAGATCAAACCAATCTGATTTTTTCAATTCTGTGATGTGAGATTATCCTTTTGATTCATCTCCTTTCTCCTACCTGTAAAGGAGGTTTGTCTACACTTGACTTGTGTGATATGTAGTTCCTCTCTAGTAAGTCGTGTCATATcatataatttgaatcatatcttTAATCAATAGACCAACAACGGGTGTCACGATACTTATCAATTCGAGTTTCTTGGATTTAGTAAACTCTTCTGTTGAACCCGCTTCGTATTCAACGAAAAAAAGGTACGTTACACACATACTCGTTTCTTTATTGAAAGAAGAAAAGGACGTGTATGACTGCATGTCACTAGATTTGTTGGAGTGATTTCACAACCATACAATTCATCTCACATTTCTTTCCCTCCTCTGATGACTCCTTGCCTTGTAAGCAGTCATTGTCTGCTTTACAGCTTCACAAAAGGTAAGATGGGACCTCTGAGAGTGAAGTCAATTCAAGTCGAGCAAATTATCTTTAGGAAGCTCTTTATGCCACACAGCATCATGTTGGTCGTCGCATGCGTTTACCCATTAAACACCTTCAGTACTTTCTCAATCTGTCAGCCTGTTTCTGCGAATTGAAATTAATCACTACAGAATGGGCAGGTCTTTACCACATGCCCTCCGCTACAGCATCAGCTTCATACTACAAAAAAGGCATGGTCATATGATGTGAACAACAACCCCTACTTTAGCCGACTTGTTGACTTGGTGGCACAGCCGGAGAACGGGAGTCCATATAGTCGATCATATTTTAGCATTCATCAAGTCAGAAAGCTTGAGCACATCGAGAGAAGGGAGACTCGGCAGTGTGTTGACAGTCGATAGGGTTCCAAAGACCTGCTTCATTGTTGGGCGTGACTCTGGGTCATGTTCCACGCAGCAAAGTGCCAACCTCAAAACTGCAGCTACCTCGTCTGCAACCTCCGTCGTAGGGAGTGATGGACGCTGGTCTAATACATATTTCACAAGCGTGTTTTTCGGCGACGAAGGCAATGACAGAACGGAAACGAGTCCTTCCCCATGTCCTCCTATTAGCAACTCAAGCGTGACCACTCCGAAACTGTAAACATCGCATTTGGTGGTCACTCTCATCTCATAAGCAAGCTCTGCAAACAATAACCGATAACTGAGGAAACCTTATATCGTAGAAGGATCTCCAAAAGACAGCTATGTTAGGCTACTTTGCGCCTTGATTGATGAATAACTACGTGTACAGTAAATCGACTGCTGTTTTCTATTTCTAGATTGATGAATAATTCATGTAAATGAGCTACAAGCTGATGGACTTTTAACTTGCAAAAAATGTATTACTATATGACGTCGGGGGAGAAACTTACCCGGTGCCAAGTAACCATATGTGCCGGCAAGCATGCTCCAATTTGATGAATCTGGCTTCAGGAGTCGAGCAATACCGAAGTCAGAAACACAAGCCTTGAGTTCTGAATCGAGCAGAATATTGTTGGTGGTTATATCTCGATGAACAATGGGCTGATCGCAATCATGATGCATGTAGGACAGAGCACGAGCCACATCTTTGACAATGTTCACCCTCTTCACCCAGTCCAGTTCGGCAGCTGCTGCTTCGCTTCTGAGGAGGGATCCCAAACTTCCTCtctccatgtactcgtacaccagaaaCTTGTGTCGAGCAGAGGAGCAGAATCCGTAGAGCTTGACGATATTTCGATGTCGAATTTGAGTAAGAGTATGTATCTCGTTTTGAAAGGATTGCTCATTCGATGTAGTTTCGTCTTCCTGCAGATGAATTTTCTTCACTGCTAGCATCTGCCCGCTTGCTAATTCTGCTCTGTAAACGCTGCCATATGCACCACTTCCGATACAGTATTTTTCATTAAAATCCTCCGTGGCTGCAACGATATCCTTGTATGCATATCTTCCATCAAAGTTAAATACACAGAATGTCATGCCTTCTTTGTTGCCATTATTTTCGGAAGGCATGgaatgtttcttggtcttctggAACAGTGAAAACGCTCCCAgaaaaacaagtaagatgaataagACGACCACGGAAGCAATGATAGCTGAGATAATTGCTCTGTGGTGCTTGCTTCCATCATCTTTCCTTGCAGTATAAGAAAGACATGGAGGCAGGCCTTTGACGACCCCACACAAACCTTTGTTGTGGACAAACCACTTCGCCGGAGCTTTCCGGAAGACTGGGCTCTCAGGCACAGCCCCCTCCAATTCATTATATGATACGTCAATGATTAATAAGCTGATCATAGCACTTAGTGAAGATGGAAGACCACCGGACAAATTATTATGTGAAAGATTCAGAATTTGCAGCATCGTAAATTTGCTGAACTGTGAGGGTATCTCACCCGTTAGTGAGTTGTGGCTGATGTCCAATGCGTCTTGAAGGTACTCCAGGCTGCTGATCTCTGCAGGAATTCCTCCGCCGAACTTGTTGCCATTAAGCTTCAGGGAGCGGAGCTTGAGACAAATGCCTATTTGAGACGGTATTCTTCCTGTCAAGCTGTTAACTGATAGATCAAGGATTTCAAGGTCGGGCATCCTTCCAAACTCTATTCGTACCTCTCCGCCGAGTCGATTGCAGCTCAGGTTCAGCTTGTAGAGATGAGGTAACCTGCCCAAGCTCTTTGGAATCTCCCCCTGTATGTAGTTGGAAGAAAGGTCCAGTTCTCGTAGTTCTTTTAGATTGCCGAATTCTGGTGGAATGGCTCCGGTGATGTTGTTATTTGAGATTGCCAGGAATGTGAGATTGTCCCATCTTCCCCAGTCCGGTGGGAGTGCACCTGACAGCCTATTGAATCTTAAAtccatataagaaagatgtggaTACACTCCAAGAAGTTGTGATATATCCCCGGTGAGTTGGTTTTGCTCGAGACGGACTCTGATCAATCCCGTACAGTTCTTTAAGGTCCCGGGAAGTTGACCTCTGAAGCTGTTGTTGCTCAGTGAGAGATACTGTAGGGTTCTTCCTTTGCATATGTTTGAAGGCAAGTCACCGGAGAAGAAGTTGTCTGACAAAAGAAGCGATGTCAAACCTGTGATGTTGTTTAACTCGGCAGGCAATCGACCAGACAACCGATTATTGAACAAGCTTAGGTCAGTGAGGTTCCTTAAGTTACCGAGGGATGGAGGGATTGAACCGAAAAGCTGGTTGTCATGGAGATCCATACCCATGAGCTGGGTCAGGTTTCCGAAAGTGGATGGTATCGGCCCGGAGATTTGGTTGTCGGGCAGAAAAAGTTGGGTTAACTCATTTAGATTTCCTATTTCCGGAGGGATAAAGCCTGACAATTCATTAACCCCAAGATAAAGTTTCTCTAATTTAGTTTGATTTCTTCCCATAAAGAAAGGGATATGACCTGTTAGACTATTATTGAAGAGCCCAAGTTGCACAAGGTTTAATAGATTTCCCAATTCTCTGGGGATGAATCCCGAGAGATGATTTTGATAGAGAGACAACTGGTATAGGTTCGTCAAGTTCCCTAAACTGGGAGGGATGAAGCCAGATAGTTGGTTCTTCCCAAGTGTAAGATGCATCAACTTCTGAAGTCTTCCAAGCTCCTGAGGTATGAAACCTGTAAGTTGATTATCTCGCAGGTGCAAGTGCAGAAGCCCGGTAAGATTGCCCAAGGATGGAGGGACACAACCACTTAACTGATTCTTATTGAGATATAGGAACTGGAGCGCCTTCATGGAGCCTATTTCGACCGGGAGTTTGCCCGTGAACCGGTTGCCTATGAGATCAAGATATACAAGGTTGGAGAGAGCCGAGATGGTCGGAGGAATGACGCCGTCGAGCTGGTTGTAGGAGAGGTTGAGACCGACGAGTGATCTCAGCGTTGAGAAGTTGAGAGCATCGAGTGGCCCTTCTAAGCTCATGTTCGGCAGGGACATGTCGGTGATGACAGGGCGTCCTCTGTGCGTAAGGTTGCACGTAACTCCAGTCCAATTGCACGGATTAGAGCTGAGATTCCAGGATTCAAGGAATTGCTGGCCGTGAAGGGTGGACTTCCAGTGGAGTAGGGTTCTCGCTTGTGACCCGAGTGAAGCTGTCACCGAGACAAGATGAAGAGAgagcagcagcaggaggaggagagTGGTGGAGAGGAGCCGCCAGTTGTGCAGCTGGGATGCCATAACTGCAGTGTAGCTAATCTGGGGGAGGATGTTGTACTGCGAGCAAACAAAGGGCCCCCTTATATAAAATGTATGAGATGGATGTGAACTATCGGGAACCGAGTGGGACACATTTGAGTCTCGAGCATCCTCACCAGCGGGGCTAAAGCTGGATGGTATCACCCGTTCTCATACTGTCCCCTCCGCAAAGTTTGGTGGAAGGTTAAGAACCATTCCTTTCGATCATCACCACTGATCACTTTTCATTTGTTAAAGCATAAAGTGGACTCATATTATTACTTGGAGAAATCAATGTCATATAAGAAGAAGCACAAGAAAAACTTTGTAGCAGTAGATTTCTGAGTCAAGTCAGCTGATCTTATCAAGTTCAGCATATTCCTTCTGCCAACTGGGAGTCATTTTATAATGTTAAAGAAGAATAGCTTTTGTGACATTAAAATAAGAAGAGTTTTGCTGATGATTAATTTTCTGCAGGTGCGGCCAAATGATCAAGATTCGGAATCCCATTTGAGACGTCGACTTTCTATAAATCAAATGTGCAGTTAAAACTATTGTCATTTATTAATGCATAAAGAGATatatgatttcatagcttccgacATCAGGTTGGGTAGAGAGGAGGTGCGAAACCTATCCAATGGTTCATTTTAAATGAGTTGGATCCTGATTCGATTTGGTTGATCCACAGTGGATTCGGAACTTGATAGTGAAACCATCAGAGCCAGGAGATTTATCGAGGCAAATGGAGGATAGAGTATTCCAGATTTGAACGATGGGCATTATGAAGAATACCTCAACCAATGAGACTAGGCCATATGTTAGGCTTCAAAGGATAAGGATCCTACTTCCCAAAGTCATAATAGAATGAGACAAAGGCAAGGGACATGCATGATGTGTTGGTCTGGGACAATTTGGTTTTGGACATTAAAGGTGCTTAATTTGGTTTTGATGGCTGCGAATGGCAACCCGGGCATGGTAGTATTTAGTGTTGAGGTCCCCATCATTAATCCATTTAACCTTGGTGTGAGACCACCATCTAAGATTAACGTGGcgaaggagggcattatatttgtTACGAAGACAAATAAGTGCTTAAGAGCAAAATCACATTGTTTAAGAGAGTATCAGCTTGAGTGGATGCAAGAAGGTCTTGAATCCTTGAGTCTATCAAGATTATTTGAGATATTTGTTAGAGGGGAAGTGAATCAGGAAGAGCGAGACCAAGATCTAGAAATAAGATCATGGGACTTAGGATGTTCAACCCAAAAATTCTGGAAGTAAAACAGCTTGTTAGTAGGTTTGTGTAAAGGAGAGATGAAAACAAAAATGGAGCAATGATCTAAAGCAAACTAAGGGACCCTCCCAATTGTTACATGATATTTATTTTGGGCCAGAGAAACTAAGATCCTTAAGTCTCACATTTTCTAAAAATCATATAAAGTTTAAACAGAGAAATAGCAAGAGATATGATGACCTTCATATTTGTCTTAAGGCAAGAAAATACAAATGAAATCTCCCAGAAGAagccataaaaaatcatcaaaatctatcaAGTACAAAGTGCTCAATATAAGTTTACTTTTCCAACAAAGAAACACATGCATATATAATTGAGAGAAGCCACAAAGAAGAGTTTTtgaattgaaaaatgacatgtataaaatgcttacgAGAAGATAGAATCTATATGTTGATACAATCTATTTTTTAGAGGAGTTAGCTAGTAAAACCCATCGAAGAGATAGCAAAGGAGCTCTATCATCTTCCCAAAAAAATGATAGTTAGCTGAGCACGGGACGCAAACAAGTTTATTTCCTATTAAATCTAGAGAGTTCGATCTAGATAAATGTGAAAGATAATGTCAAACATGTCTCTCCGAAGACCTTTATAGTTCCAACTAAAGATATGCAGAGGTAGTAAGAGAAGAAGGGGTAGAGGAGGAAAGAATATTCCCTACTTCAAGGTCTCCTAAAGAAAAAGCAACTAGAGCTTTCTTCGTATAACCGCGTCCAGCACCACCATAAATTTAACCTTCTCTCTTATTGTTGTGTAGTCATTGGAAGAAGTGTGTCCGATCTAAGCACCCACCACAACCTCTTTAGCCAAGACAGTATCATCTCTTGCAACAAAGTTAAGCGGATCTCATGACATGGAATCAATGATCGACTTGACCTTATCTATCGATCCTTGAAGGAGG
Coding sequences within:
- the LOC135652772 gene encoding MDIS1-interacting receptor like kinase 2-like, which encodes MASQLHNWRLLSTTLLLLLLLSLHLVSVTASLGSQARTLLHWKSTLHGQQFLESWNLSSNPCNWTGVTCNLTHRGRPVITDMSLPNMSLEGPLDALNFSTLRSLVGLNLSYNQLDGVIPPTISALSNLVYLDLIGNRFTGKLPVEIGSMKALQFLYLNKNQLSGCVPPSLGNLTGLLHLHLRDNQLTGFIPQELGRLQKLMHLTLGKNQLSGFIPPSLGNLTNLYQLSLYQNHLSGFIPRELGNLLNLVQLGLFNNSLTGHIPFFMGRNQTKLEKLYLGVNELSGFIPPEIGNLNELTQLFLPDNQISGPIPSTFGNLTQLMGMDLHDNQLFGSIPPSLGNLRNLTDLSLFNNRLSGRLPAELNNITGLTSLLLSDNFFSGDLPSNICKGRTLQYLSLSNNSFRGQLPGTLKNCTGLIRVRLEQNQLTGDISQLLGVYPHLSYMDLRFNRLSGALPPDWGRWDNLTFLAISNNNITGAIPPEFGNLKELRELDLSSNYIQGEIPKSLGRLPHLYKLNLSCNRLGGEVRIEFGRMPDLEILDLSVNSLTGRIPSQIGICLKLRSLKLNGNKFGGGIPAEISSLEYLQDALDISHNSLTGEIPSQFSKFTMLQILNLSHNNLSGGLPSSLSAMISLLIIDVSYNELEGAVPESPVFRKAPAKWFVHNKGLCGVVKGLPPCLSYTARKDDGSKHHRAIISAIIASVVVLFILLVFLGAFSLFQKTKKHSMPSENNGNKEGMTFCVFNFDGRYAYKDIVAATEDFNEKYCIGSGAYGSVYRAELASGQMLAVKKIHLQEDETTSNEQSFQNEIHTLTQIRHRNIVKLYGFCSSARHKFLVYEYMERGSLGSLLRSEAAAAELDWVKRVNIVKDVARALSYMHHDCDQPIVHRDITTNNILLDSELKACVSDFGIARLLKPDSSNWSMLAGTYGYLAPELAYEMRVTTKCDVYSFGVVTLELLIGGHGEGLVSVLSLPSSPKNTLVKYVLDQRPSLPTTEVADEVAAVLRLALCCVEHDPESRPTMKQVFGTLSTVNTLPSLPSLDVLKLSDLMNAKI